From the Thermoanaerobaculia bacterium genome, one window contains:
- a CDS encoding cytochrome b/b6 domain-containing protein, translating into MRSGSSVAGYLSVFAALALALGGAGAARAAEECLECHSTVDNVGEERLVVDETRWTATVHGAAGASCADCHAGKAEYPHAADEPRAACTNCHSDAEEALAASVHHKADPAGAKRPDCLSCHGELHRMAPVSDEASLVHPKRLAQTCGKCHADPELGAQAGVKLVQPLAAYEASVHAGGVARGEHAATCSDCHGSHGILPADDAQSQVNRKNVPATCAACHADVAKAYGESVHGVAAAAGIGESPVCTDCHGEHRILGPGDQGSPVYASNVPKMTCGRCHGDLRVTEKFGMKNTAVEAFDDSFHGLAGRSGDIKVANCASCHGVHDILPSSDPRSHIHPDRIAATCGSCHPGAGASFAIGAVHVLPGDKEESHPSVYWTRIVYLWLIGLTIGGMLLHNGLDFYRKARGARFLRNLPLLDDAPVRMSGWFRISHGLLASSFIVLVYSGFALKYPEAWWSRLATFGNPLVDLRGGIHRIAGVIMLGVGVMHVVHLFLSRGARACISAMVRPGMADIHELKEKVAYLAGRHPEPPETPWVGYPEKMEYLAVVWGTFVMGATGFILWFPDIVLRVAPKWVTDLATVIHLYEAILAALAILVWHFYLVIFDPMVYPLDTAAIDGRQTPGRAWERRNAKVPGKSDKA; encoded by the coding sequence ATGCGCTCTGGATCCTCTGTAGCTGGTTACCTGTCGGTCTTCGCCGCGCTGGCCCTGGCCCTCGGTGGAGCGGGAGCGGCTCGTGCCGCGGAGGAGTGCCTCGAGTGCCACAGTACGGTCGACAACGTCGGCGAGGAGCGTCTGGTCGTCGACGAGACGAGGTGGACGGCGACCGTGCACGGCGCGGCCGGGGCGAGCTGCGCCGATTGTCACGCCGGGAAGGCCGAGTATCCGCACGCCGCCGACGAGCCGCGCGCGGCCTGCACGAACTGCCACAGTGACGCCGAGGAGGCGCTCGCCGCGAGCGTCCACCACAAGGCCGACCCGGCGGGAGCCAAGCGGCCCGACTGCCTGAGCTGCCACGGCGAGCTGCATAGGATGGCTCCGGTCTCCGACGAAGCCTCCCTGGTGCATCCCAAGCGGCTCGCCCAGACCTGCGGCAAGTGCCATGCGGACCCCGAGCTGGGGGCCCAGGCGGGGGTCAAGCTGGTGCAGCCACTCGCGGCCTACGAGGCGAGCGTGCACGCCGGTGGCGTCGCCCGCGGTGAGCACGCTGCGACCTGCAGCGACTGCCACGGCAGCCATGGCATCCTGCCGGCCGACGACGCGCAGTCGCAGGTGAACCGCAAGAACGTTCCCGCGACCTGCGCCGCCTGCCATGCCGACGTCGCCAAGGCGTACGGCGAGAGCGTCCACGGCGTTGCGGCGGCGGCGGGAATCGGCGAGTCGCCGGTCTGCACCGACTGCCACGGCGAGCACCGCATCCTCGGGCCGGGCGACCAGGGCTCGCCGGTCTACGCCTCGAACGTCCCCAAGATGACCTGCGGGCGCTGCCACGGCGACCTGCGCGTGACCGAGAAGTTCGGCATGAAGAACACGGCGGTCGAGGCGTTCGACGACAGCTTCCACGGTCTTGCCGGACGATCGGGCGACATCAAGGTGGCCAACTGCGCCTCCTGCCACGGCGTGCACGACATCCTGCCGTCGAGCGATCCGCGTTCGCACATCCACCCGGACAGGATCGCCGCCACCTGCGGCAGCTGCCATCCCGGCGCCGGCGCGAGCTTCGCGATCGGCGCCGTACACGTGCTGCCGGGCGACAAGGAGGAGAGCCATCCGTCGGTCTACTGGACGCGGATCGTCTACCTCTGGCTGATCGGTCTGACCATCGGCGGGATGCTCCTTCACAACGGCCTCGACTTCTACCGCAAGGCGAGGGGCGCCCGCTTCCTGCGCAATCTGCCGCTTCTCGACGACGCGCCGGTGCGGATGAGCGGCTGGTTCCGGATCTCGCACGGGCTCCTCGCCTCGAGCTTCATCGTGCTGGTCTATTCGGGCTTCGCCTTGAAATACCCGGAGGCCTGGTGGTCGCGCCTCGCGACCTTCGGCAATCCTCTGGTCGACCTGCGCGGCGGCATCCATCGGATCGCCGGCGTGATCATGCTCGGAGTCGGCGTGATGCACGTCGTGCACCTCTTCCTGTCGCGCGGCGCGCGCGCCTGCATCAGCGCGATGGTGCGGCCGGGGATGGCCGATATCCACGAGCTCAAGGAGAAGGTCGCCTATCTCGCCGGCCGCCACCCGGAGCCGCCCGAGACCCCGTGGGTCGGCTACCCCGAGAAGATGGAGTACCTGGCGGTCGTCTGGGGCACCTTCGTCATGGGCGCCACCGGCTTCATCCTCTGGTTCCCGGACATCGTCCTGCGGGTCGCGCCGAAGTGGGTGACCGACCTCGCGACGGTGATCCACCTCTACGAGGCGATCCTCGCGGCACTCGCCATCCTGGTCTGGCACTTCTACCTGGTGATCTTCGACCCGATGGTCTACCCGCTCGACACCGCGGCGATCGACGGCCGCCAGACCCCCGGCCGCGCCTGGGAACGCCGGAACGCCAAGGTGCCGGGCAAGAGCGACAAGGCGTAG
- a CDS encoding NapC/NirT family cytochrome c, which produces MMKMRVPRLAYNWISALGMALALISALTLVLLLASSLFIETGSNPYFGIFLYMVLPGIMITGLLLVPLGMWRTARLWKREGAPQAARFPILDLNNVKHRHAVLIFSISTLVFLVLSAMGSYGAYHHSESVEFCGVTCHEVMEPEYTTYQNSPHARVACAQCHVGEGAGWFVKSKLSGAYQIYSVAANKYPRPIPTPVHSLRPAQDTCEQCHWPEHIYGGVTRQFNHYMYDEANTHWPVNMLIKVGGGDPASGQAAGIHWHMNIGVKVEYIARDEERQEIPWIRVTDRKTGRVTVYKDSTDPITDAEVTAAEPRVMDCMDCHNRPSHIFRSPEVAINEAMLTREIDPAIPGIKAAAVEAMAAEYATKDEAMQQIASRITDGYRKDRPEEYARHQVAIDRAVVATQNAYSQNIFPAMKANWAAYPVNIGHFTSPGCMRCHDGNHASEDGVALTRECTACHTILTQGSGERAAIAATQDGLPFEHPEDIGDEWQSTGCYECHTGVKP; this is translated from the coding sequence TCGAGCCTGTTCATCGAAACCGGGTCGAACCCGTACTTCGGCATCTTCCTCTACATGGTCCTGCCGGGGATCATGATCACCGGCCTCCTCCTGGTGCCTCTGGGCATGTGGAGGACGGCCCGCCTCTGGAAGCGTGAAGGCGCCCCCCAGGCGGCCCGCTTCCCGATCCTCGACCTGAACAACGTCAAACACCGCCACGCGGTCCTGATCTTCTCCATCAGCACCCTGGTCTTCCTCGTCCTCTCCGCGATGGGCAGCTACGGCGCCTACCACCACAGCGAGTCGGTCGAGTTCTGCGGCGTCACCTGCCACGAGGTGATGGAGCCCGAGTACACGACTTACCAGAACAGTCCGCACGCGCGCGTTGCCTGCGCCCAGTGCCACGTCGGCGAGGGCGCCGGCTGGTTCGTCAAGTCGAAGCTCTCGGGCGCTTACCAGATCTACTCCGTGGCAGCGAACAAGTACCCGCGCCCGATTCCGACCCCGGTTCACAGCCTGCGCCCGGCGCAGGATACCTGCGAGCAGTGCCACTGGCCCGAGCACATCTACGGCGGCGTGACCCGCCAGTTCAATCACTACATGTACGACGAGGCGAACACCCACTGGCCGGTCAACATGCTGATCAAGGTCGGCGGCGGTGACCCCGCATCCGGTCAGGCCGCGGGCATCCACTGGCACATGAACATCGGCGTCAAGGTGGAGTACATCGCGCGCGACGAGGAGCGGCAGGAGATCCCCTGGATCCGCGTCACGGATCGCAAGACCGGCCGCGTCACCGTTTACAAGGACTCGACGGATCCGATCACCGATGCCGAAGTCACCGCTGCCGAGCCGCGAGTGATGGACTGCATGGACTGCCACAACCGGCCGAGCCACATCTTCCGGTCGCCGGAGGTTGCGATCAACGAAGCGATGCTGACGCGCGAAATCGACCCGGCGATTCCCGGCATCAAGGCCGCCGCGGTCGAGGCGATGGCCGCGGAGTATGCGACCAAGGACGAGGCGATGCAGCAGATCGCTTCCCGGATCACCGACGGCTACCGCAAGGATCGTCCGGAGGAGTATGCCAGGCACCAGGTGGCGATCGATCGCGCGGTCGTCGCCACCCAGAACGCCTACAGCCAGAACATCTTCCCGGCGATGAAGGCGAACTGGGCCGCTTACCCGGTCAACATCGGCCACTTCACCAGCCCCGGCTGCATGCGCTGCCACGACGGCAACCACGCCTCGGAAGATGGCGTCGCACTGACCCGCGAGTGCACCGCCTGCCACACCATCCTCACCCAGGGCAGCGGCGAGCGCGCCGCCATCGCGGCCACCCAGGACGGCCTCCCCTTCGAGCACCCGGAAGACATCGGAGACGAGTGGCAGTCGACCGGCTGCTACGAGTGCCACACGGGCGTGAAGCCCTGA